A single region of the Lycium barbarum isolate Lr01 chromosome 2, ASM1917538v2, whole genome shotgun sequence genome encodes:
- the LOC132626507 gene encoding uncharacterized protein At5g19025-like: protein MVDCRSLIEFCRAYEQHKHMNNKFNSHINKKHYNNQKKYSFCCDRSPFAALDALILFLVLGSLGFLIIPYFKLIFTQISAIIYEVFIEVINNSPVAYFVGLVVAIIGVIILIVVWEIIDLRSRKCGNPNCQGLRKAVEFDIQLESEECIKCLPLELESSSTNAFYNYGVKPLDLGDERKELEAELKRMAPRNGRTVLIFRAPCGCPAGRLEVWGHRKIRRIKK from the coding sequence ATGGTTGATTGCCGAAGTTTGATCGAGTTTTGCAGAGCATACGAACAACACAAACACATGAACAACAAATTCAATTCCCATATCAACAAAAAACATTATAACAATCAGAAAAAATATTCCTTTTGTTGTGATCGTTCCCCTTTTGCTGCTTTAGATGCACTTATACTATTCTTAGTACTTGGATCACTAGGGTTTCTCATAATCCCTTATTTCAAACTTATTTTCACACAAATTTCCGCAATTATTTACGAAGTTTTTATCGAGGTGATCAATAATTCCCCTGTTGCATATTTCGTTGGATTAGTGGTTGCGATTATCGGAGTAattattttgattgttgtttgggaAATTATTGATTTGAGATCAAGGAAATGTGGGAATCCAAATTGTCAGGGTTTAAGGAAAGCAGTTGAGTTTGATATACAGTTAGAATCTGAGGAATGTATAAAGTGTTTGCCATTGGAATTGGAATCGAGTTCAACTAACGCGTTTTATAATTATGGAGTGAAGCCGTTGGATTTAGGAGACGAACGGAAGGAGTTGGAAGCAGAGTTGAAAAGGATGGCACCGCGTAATGGACGGACTGTGCTTATTTTTAGAGCTCCTTGTGGATGTCCTGCAGGTAGATTGGAAGTTTGGGGTCATAGGAAAATTCGTAGAATTAAGAAATGA